One genomic window of Phalacrocorax aristotelis chromosome 21, bGulAri2.1, whole genome shotgun sequence includes the following:
- the IL10 gene encoding interleukin-10 — MQTCSALVLLLLAASTLPARCSRTEPSCLHFSELLPAKLKEMRIKFEEIKEYFQSKDDELSVQLLRPELLDEFKGSFGCQSVSEMMRFYMEEVLPSAMRTSTDHQQSMDDLGNLLLNLKATMTRCHRFFTCEKKSKTIKHIREKFDEMNENGIYKAMGEFDIFINYIEEYLLMKRRK, encoded by the exons ATGCAAACCTGCTCAGCCCTGGTcttgctgctcctggctgccagcaccctgcctgcCAGGTGCTCGCGCACCGAGCCCAGCTGCCTCCACTTCTCCGAGCTCCTGCCTGCAAAGCTCAAAGAGATGAGGATCAAGTTTGAGGAAATTAAGGAGTATTTT CAATCAAAAGATGATGAACTTAGCGTCCAGCTGCTCAGGCCTGAACTGCTAGATGAATTTAAG GGGAGCTTCGGCTGCCAGTCAGTGTCGGAGATGATGCGGTTCTACATGGAGGAGGTCCTGCCCAGCGCCATGAGGACCAGCACGGACCACCAGCAGAGCATGGACGACCTGGGCAACCTGCTGCTGAACCTGAAGGCAACGATGACGCGCTGT CACAGATTCTTCACGTGCGAGAAGAAGAGCAAAACCATAAAGCACATTAGGGAGAAGTTTGATGAG ATGAACGAGAACGGCATCTACAAGGCCATGGGAGAGTTTGACATTTTCATCAACTACATCGAAGAGTACTTGCTGATGAAGAGAAGGAAGTGA